A stretch of Aeromicrobium tamlense DNA encodes these proteins:
- a CDS encoding 4Fe-4S binding protein, protein MAYAITQSCCKDASCVSVCPVDCIHPTPDERDFATTDIVYVDPSVCIDCGACADACPVAAPKPIDLLRGPETIFAELNAAYFERRPEREEPKVHTWEEMGGDLERSLSIAIVGTGPAAAYTARQLLLSTDARITMIDRLPVPGGLVRGGVAPDHVDTKKFADLFQWAYKHPRTSMVMNVEVGRDISHRDVLRHHDVVIYGVGARRDRELGVPGEDLPGVYPAPEVVGWYNGALDVEPTGVVLQGDRVVIVGNGNVALDLARLLLHDPDVLARTDMPDHAVQAFRGLDVREVVLLGRRGPSAAAFTRPELLMMPPGIDVVVARDEFTVAELEDAEPETNAAVLAALPLVDVDLTTPPGERRRLVFAFGRQVVSVEGDDQVEAVQVAPSGVAEQAVKVPCGTLIRATGHRGTPVPDLPFDEETATVPNEHGRVIDPDTGRPVPGTYVVGWIKRGATGGIGTNRTCAHETIQSIIADANAGLIPPAPRRRLTFGPFVRTRVDGVVGRRRMLAIEKAEEKAGRREGRPRVKFSSVDEMLQVSPATSLH, encoded by the coding sequence GTGGCCTACGCGATCACCCAGTCCTGCTGCAAGGACGCCTCGTGCGTCTCGGTCTGCCCCGTGGACTGCATCCATCCCACCCCCGACGAGCGCGACTTCGCGACGACCGACATCGTCTACGTCGACCCGAGCGTCTGCATCGACTGCGGCGCCTGCGCCGACGCCTGCCCGGTGGCGGCGCCGAAGCCGATCGACCTGCTGCGCGGACCCGAGACGATCTTCGCCGAGCTCAACGCCGCGTACTTCGAGCGGCGCCCCGAGCGCGAGGAGCCGAAGGTCCACACGTGGGAGGAGATGGGCGGCGACCTCGAGCGCTCGCTGTCGATCGCGATCGTCGGCACGGGTCCGGCCGCGGCCTACACTGCGCGTCAGCTGCTGCTGTCCACCGACGCGCGGATCACGATGATCGACCGGCTCCCCGTGCCGGGCGGTCTCGTGCGCGGCGGGGTGGCTCCCGACCACGTCGACACCAAGAAGTTCGCCGACCTGTTCCAGTGGGCCTACAAGCACCCGCGCACCTCGATGGTGATGAACGTCGAGGTCGGCCGCGACATCTCCCACCGCGACGTGCTGCGCCACCACGACGTCGTGATCTACGGCGTCGGCGCGCGCCGCGACCGCGAGCTGGGGGTGCCGGGGGAGGACCTGCCCGGCGTCTACCCCGCGCCCGAGGTCGTCGGCTGGTACAACGGCGCGCTCGACGTCGAGCCCACCGGCGTGGTGCTCCAGGGTGACCGCGTCGTGATCGTGGGCAACGGCAACGTGGCGCTCGACCTGGCCCGGCTGCTGCTGCACGACCCCGACGTGCTGGCGCGCACCGACATGCCCGACCACGCCGTGCAGGCGTTCCGCGGGCTCGACGTCCGCGAGGTGGTCCTGCTCGGCCGGCGCGGGCCGTCGGCCGCGGCGTTCACCCGGCCCGAGCTGCTGATGATGCCGCCGGGCATCGACGTCGTGGTCGCCCGCGACGAGTTCACCGTGGCCGAGCTGGAGGACGCCGAGCCCGAGACCAACGCCGCGGTCCTGGCCGCGCTGCCGCTGGTCGACGTCGATCTCACCACGCCGCCCGGCGAGCGCCGTCGCCTCGTCTTCGCGTTCGGCCGCCAAGTCGTCTCGGTCGAGGGCGACGACCAGGTAGAGGCCGTGCAGGTGGCGCCGTCGGGCGTCGCCGAGCAGGCCGTGAAGGTGCCGTGCGGCACGCTGATCCGCGCCACCGGCCACCGCGGCACTCCCGTGCCCGATCTGCCGTTCGACGAGGAGACCGCCACGGTCCCGAACGAGCACGGTCGCGTGATCGACCCCGACACGGGTCGGCCCGTGCCGGGCACCTACGTCGTAGGCTGGATCAAGCGCGGCGCCACGGGCGGCATCGGCACCAACCGCACGTGCGCCCACGAGACGATCCAGTCGATCATCGCCGACGCGAACGCCGGGCTCATCCCGCCGGCGCCGCGCCGCAGGCTCACCTTCGGACCGTTCGTGCGCACCCGCGTCGACGGCGTCGTGGGCCGTCGCCGCATGCTCGCGATCGAGAAGGCCGAGGAGAAGGCGGGCCGCCGCGAGGGCCGTCCGCGCGTGAAGTTCTCGTCGGTCGACGAGATGCTCCAGGTCAGCCCCGCGACGAGCCTGCACTGA
- a CDS encoding AurF N-oxygenase family protein, giving the protein MTVTDDRAAVEFRQSIDMDSELERLLESAAVLSYDPDQEIDWDKPLDPHKYGLNPEWSTLYGTPLWDRMTEQQRIDLTRHEVGSIMSTGIWFETMLQSMVLRSQYSADYGDPEFRFALTEIADECRHSLMFSKTCSKMGVPHYRPRRLFHELARVFRTTATGEMAYSSILVAEEVLDIMQRDWMRGENVLEEVRTTSKIHVVEEARHMKFARMEIKEYLEGISKPRRHLAAFVISIVAAIIVDSLVNDDVYANAGLDPEEAKAAAKSNTHHQNLMRMSCVHLMDFLSEVGLLTPSAMRMYRTVHML; this is encoded by the coding sequence ATGACCGTCACCGACGATCGCGCCGCCGTCGAGTTCCGCCAGTCCATCGACATGGACTCCGAGCTGGAGCGACTGCTCGAGTCCGCCGCCGTCCTGTCGTACGACCCCGACCAGGAGATCGACTGGGACAAGCCGCTCGACCCGCACAAGTACGGCCTCAACCCCGAGTGGTCCACGCTCTACGGCACGCCGCTGTGGGACCGGATGACCGAGCAGCAGCGGATCGACCTCACCCGCCACGAGGTCGGCTCGATCATGAGCACCGGCATCTGGTTCGAGACGATGCTCCAGTCGATGGTGCTGCGCTCGCAGTACTCGGCCGACTACGGCGACCCCGAGTTCCGCTTCGCCCTCACCGAGATCGCCGACGAGTGCCGCCACTCGCTGATGTTCAGCAAGACCTGCAGCAAGATGGGCGTCCCGCACTACCGCCCGCGCCGTCTCTTCCACGAGCTGGCCCGCGTCTTCCGCACCACCGCCACCGGCGAGATGGCGTACTCCTCGATCCTCGTGGCCGAGGAGGTCCTCGACATCATGCAGCGCGACTGGATGCGCGGCGAGAACGTCCTCGAGGAGGTGCGCACCACGAGCAAGATCCACGTGGTCGAGGAGGCGCGCCACATGAAGTTCGCGCGCATGGAGATCAAGGAGTACCTCGAGGGGATCTCCAAGCCGCGCCGGCACCTGGCCGCGTTCGTCATCTCGATCGTGGCCGCGATCATCGTCGACTCGCTGGTCAACGACGACGTCTACGCCAACGCCGGCCTCGATCCCGAGGAGGCGAAGGCGGCGGCGAAGTCCAACACCCACCACCAGAACCTCATGCGGATGAGCTGCGTGCACCTCATGGACTTCCTGTCCGAGGTGGGCCTGCTGACCCCGTCCGCCATGCGGATGTACCGCACCGTCCACATGCTCTGA
- a CDS encoding helix-turn-helix transcriptional regulator — MPKRTPTAHTAEVASSFAQWLRRRREQAGMTQEELAHRAGLSRNQVQNLENNRNNNATGRSSANPSLDTILALEAAFGLELGDLLVDVRRFMESSDR, encoded by the coding sequence ATGCCCAAACGGACGCCGACCGCTCACACCGCCGAGGTCGCCAGCTCGTTCGCCCAGTGGCTGCGCCGCCGCCGCGAGCAGGCCGGCATGACCCAGGAGGAGCTCGCGCACCGCGCGGGACTGAGCCGCAACCAGGTGCAGAACCTGGAGAACAACCGCAACAACAACGCCACCGGCCGCTCCTCGGCCAACCCGAGCCTGGACACGATCCTGGCCCTCGAGGCGGCCTTCGGACTGGAGCTGGGCGACCTGCTGGTGGACGTGCGGCGGTTCATGGAGTCGTCCGACCGCTGA
- the groES gene encoding co-chaperone GroES produces the protein MSVTIKPLEDRIVIKAGEAEQTTASGLVIPDTAKEKPQEGEVVAVGPGRVSDSGERIPVDVAVGDKVLFSKYGGTEVKHGGEEFLILNARDVLAVIA, from the coding sequence GTGTCGGTCACCATCAAGCCGCTCGAAGATCGCATCGTCATCAAGGCCGGAGAGGCCGAGCAGACCACCGCGTCGGGTCTCGTCATCCCCGACACCGCCAAGGAGAAGCCGCAGGAGGGCGAGGTCGTGGCCGTGGGCCCCGGTCGCGTCAGCGACAGCGGCGAGCGCATCCCCGTCGACGTGGCCGTCGGCGACAAGGTGCTCTTCAGCAAGTACGGCGGCACCGAGGTCAAGCACGGCGGCGAGGAGTTCCTCATCCTCAACGCCCGCGACGTCCTCGCCGTCATCGCCTGA
- a CDS encoding 5-oxoprolinase subunit B family protein — MRILPCGDRAVLLDCADAAEARRWHAALREHGATLGATTVLLRGRPADLRSLVGATEPADLTDVVGREVEVPVVYDGPDLDAVARHCGLEPDEVVRRHVASRWTVAFAGFAPGFAYLSGGDPRLEVPRLERPRPRVEAGSVGLAGRFSGVYPRPSPGGWRLIGRTDAPLWDLARDDPALLHPGDLVRFVEVAR, encoded by the coding sequence ATGAGGATCCTGCCCTGCGGCGATCGCGCCGTGCTGCTCGACTGCGCCGACGCGGCCGAGGCGCGGCGCTGGCACGCCGCCCTGCGCGAGCACGGTGCGACCCTCGGCGCCACCACCGTGCTGCTGCGGGGACGCCCGGCCGACCTGCGGTCGCTCGTCGGCGCCACCGAGCCCGCCGACCTGACCGACGTCGTGGGCCGCGAGGTCGAGGTGCCCGTCGTCTACGACGGCCCGGACCTCGACGCGGTCGCGCGGCACTGCGGGCTCGAGCCGGACGAGGTCGTGCGCCGCCACGTCGCCTCGCGGTGGACCGTGGCGTTCGCCGGCTTCGCGCCCGGCTTCGCCTACCTGTCCGGCGGCGACCCGCGACTCGAGGTGCCGCGGCTGGAGCGGCCTCGGCCCCGCGTGGAGGCCGGATCGGTGGGGCTCGCCGGGCGGTTCAGCGGCGTCTACCCGCGCCCCTCCCCCGGCGGCTGGCGACTGATCGGTCGCACCGACGCGCCGCTGTGGGACCTCGCCCGCGACGACCCGGCACTGCTGCACCCCGGCGACCTCGTGCGGTTCGTGGAGGTGGCGCGATGA
- the guaB gene encoding IMP dehydrogenase produces MVGIPDKFAPLGLTYDDVLLLPGETDVIPSEVDTTTRLTRDISLRIPLLSSAMDTVTESRMAIAMAREGGIGILHRNLSIEDQAYQVDLVKRTQTGIIPNPVTIGPKATLEELDERCGEYRVSGLPVVDEDNTLLGIVTNRDLRFTPVAEWATTLVHDVMTHMPLITGPVGISREDASALLRQHKRERLPIVDEQGKLAGLITVKDFVKSEQFPMASKDAEGRLLVGAAVGFFGDSYDRASRLMEAGVDVLVVDTAHGHARALLDMVRKLKADSAFDGVQIIGGNVATREGAQALVDAGVDAVKVGVGPGSICTTRVVAGVGVPQISAVYEATLAAAPAGVPVIADGGLQYSGDIAKALVAGAESVMVGSLLAGCEESPGELIFVAGKQYKTYRGMGSVGAMASRGKKSYSKDRYFQADVTSDDKIVPEGIEGRVAYRGPLSTVAHQLVGGLHQSMFYVGSRTIPELRDRGRFVRITAAGLKESHPHDIQMTVEAPNYTIL; encoded by the coding sequence ATGGTGGGCATCCCCGACAAGTTCGCTCCTCTCGGCCTCACGTACGACGACGTCCTGCTGCTCCCGGGCGAGACCGACGTCATTCCCAGCGAGGTCGACACCACGACCCGGCTGACGCGTGACATCTCGCTGCGGATCCCGCTGCTGTCGAGCGCGATGGACACCGTCACCGAGTCGCGCATGGCGATCGCCATGGCGCGCGAGGGCGGCATCGGCATCCTGCACCGCAACCTCTCGATCGAGGACCAGGCCTATCAGGTCGACCTCGTCAAGCGCACCCAGACGGGCATCATCCCCAACCCCGTCACGATCGGCCCGAAGGCCACCCTCGAGGAGCTCGACGAGCGCTGCGGCGAGTACCGCGTCTCGGGCCTGCCGGTCGTCGACGAGGACAACACGCTGCTGGGCATCGTCACCAACCGCGACCTGCGCTTCACGCCCGTCGCCGAGTGGGCCACCACGCTCGTCCACGACGTCATGACCCACATGCCGCTGATCACCGGGCCCGTCGGCATCAGCCGCGAGGACGCCTCCGCGCTGCTGCGCCAGCACAAGCGCGAGCGCCTGCCGATCGTCGACGAGCAGGGCAAGCTCGCCGGCCTCATCACCGTCAAGGACTTCGTGAAGTCCGAGCAGTTCCCGATGGCCAGCAAGGACGCCGAGGGCCGCCTGCTCGTCGGCGCCGCGGTCGGCTTCTTCGGCGACTCCTACGACCGCGCGAGCCGCCTCATGGAGGCCGGCGTCGACGTGCTCGTCGTCGACACCGCCCACGGCCACGCCCGCGCCCTGCTCGACATGGTGCGCAAGCTCAAGGCCGACTCGGCCTTCGACGGCGTCCAGATCATCGGCGGCAACGTCGCCACCCGCGAGGGCGCCCAGGCGCTCGTCGACGCCGGCGTCGACGCGGTGAAGGTGGGCGTCGGACCCGGCTCGATCTGCACCACGCGCGTCGTCGCGGGCGTCGGCGTGCCCCAGATCTCGGCCGTCTACGAGGCCACGCTGGCCGCGGCCCCGGCCGGCGTCCCGGTCATCGCCGACGGCGGCCTGCAGTACTCCGGCGACATCGCCAAGGCGCTCGTCGCGGGCGCCGAGAGCGTGATGGTCGGCTCCCTGCTGGCCGGCTGCGAGGAGAGCCCGGGCGAGCTGATCTTCGTCGCGGGCAAGCAGTACAAGACCTACCGCGGCATGGGCTCGGTCGGCGCGATGGCCTCGCGCGGCAAGAAGTCCTACTCCAAGGACCGCTACTTCCAGGCCGACGTCACCAGCGACGACAAGATCGTCCCCGAGGGCATCGAGGGACGCGTCGCCTACCGCGGCCCGCTGTCCACCGTGGCGCACCAGCTCGTCGGTGGCCTGCACCAGTCGATGTTCTACGTCGGCTCGCGCACCATCCCCGAGCTGCGCGACCGCGGCCGCTTCGTCCGGATCACCGCGGCCGGCCTCAAGGAGAGCCACCCGCACGACATCCAGATGACGGTCGAGGCGCCGAACTACACGATCCTCTGA
- a CDS encoding 5-oxoprolinase subunit C family protein, whose product MSLRVLEPGALSLVQDLGRPGLGDLGVGPSGAFDRRALREANHLVGNPEGAAIVEALGGGLALVATAAHVVAVTGAAGPLTVDGTPVNSGRVLALRRGQVLRLGVPELGLRWTVAVGGGITVPPVLGSRSTDTLAALGPAPLSSGAELRVGVPADGVSLEAYPAALASGEVTVRVVLGPRDDWFTPAAVADLLSSPWRVDPVSDRIGVRLDGPALERARDGELESEPVLRGSIQVTTSGRPVVLGPDHPVTGGYPVIGVVVDPDTDLLAQVRPGDVVRFRRHRA is encoded by the coding sequence ATGAGTCTGCGGGTGCTGGAGCCGGGTGCGCTGAGCCTGGTGCAGGATCTCGGGCGGCCCGGGCTCGGCGACCTGGGCGTGGGCCCGTCCGGCGCCTTCGACCGGCGCGCGCTGCGCGAGGCCAACCACCTGGTGGGCAACCCGGAGGGTGCGGCGATCGTCGAGGCGCTCGGCGGCGGGCTCGCCCTCGTCGCGACCGCGGCGCACGTCGTCGCGGTGACGGGAGCCGCCGGGCCACTGACGGTGGACGGCACTCCGGTGAACTCCGGACGGGTGCTCGCGCTGCGCCGCGGCCAGGTGCTGCGACTGGGTGTTCCTGAGCTGGGGCTGCGGTGGACCGTGGCGGTCGGCGGCGGGATCACCGTGCCTCCGGTGCTCGGCAGCCGCAGCACCGACACCCTCGCCGCCCTGGGACCTGCGCCGCTGTCCTCGGGGGCCGAGCTGAGGGTCGGGGTGCCCGCGGACGGCGTCTCGCTCGAGGCCTACCCGGCGGCGCTCGCCTCGGGCGAGGTCACCGTGCGCGTCGTGCTCGGGCCGCGGGACGACTGGTTCACGCCGGCCGCCGTCGCGGACCTGCTGTCGAGTCCGTGGCGGGTCGACCCCGTCTCGGACCGGATCGGGGTACGGCTCGACGGACCGGCGCTGGAGCGCGCCCGCGACGGGGAGCTCGAGAGCGAGCCGGTCCTGCGCGGCAGCATCCAGGTGACGACCTCGGGGCGACCGGTGGTGCTGGGCCCGGACCATCCCGTGACCGGCGGCTACCCGGTCATCGGCGTCGTGGTGGACCCCGACACCGACCTGCTGGCGCAGGTGCGCCCGGGCGACGTGGTCCGCTTCCGGCGCCACCGCGCCTGA
- a CDS encoding THUMP-like domain-containing protein, translated as MDAQTFATLTTPAGQALLAEVAACAGRESDLALGTRLRRDHPVELVAAAVTQNHLRGRAVAKFGADAAHLYYTHDALEQSTRRTVADHRATRLVALGATRVVDLGCGIGGDLIACARAGLAVRGVEQDEVRAAIARANLAALGLEGTVEVGDATTTTVAADEVAFVDPARRDGAGRTFRLDALVPPWDFVTGLLAGRAVAKVMPGIAHDAVPPGVQAEWVSHGGDLVEACLWGAGLGAPEGRVATVLPAGVSLVARGTPATVGPLLSHLVEPDDAVIRAGLVAELAEDLGGHLLDPHIAWITTESPDAAPLGRAFRVLEELPYREKQLRAALRERDIGTLTVKKRGVDVVPERLVARLKLSGSRTATVVLTRVAGEARAFLVERQP; from the coding sequence GTGGACGCCCAGACCTTCGCCACCCTGACCACGCCGGCCGGGCAGGCGCTGCTGGCCGAGGTGGCCGCCTGCGCCGGGCGCGAGTCCGACCTCGCCCTGGGCACCCGCCTGCGTCGCGACCACCCGGTGGAGCTGGTGGCCGCGGCCGTCACCCAGAACCACCTGCGCGGCCGGGCCGTCGCGAAGTTCGGCGCGGACGCCGCCCACCTCTACTACACGCACGACGCGCTCGAGCAGTCCACGAGGCGGACCGTCGCCGACCACCGCGCCACGCGGCTGGTCGCCCTCGGCGCCACCCGGGTCGTGGATCTCGGCTGCGGCATCGGCGGCGACCTCATCGCCTGCGCCCGCGCCGGACTGGCCGTGCGCGGCGTCGAGCAGGACGAGGTGCGCGCCGCGATCGCCCGCGCGAACCTCGCCGCCCTCGGACTGGAGGGCACGGTCGAGGTCGGCGACGCGACGACCACCACCGTCGCAGCCGACGAGGTGGCCTTCGTCGACCCGGCCCGTCGCGACGGCGCGGGACGCACGTTCCGGCTGGACGCCCTCGTGCCGCCCTGGGACTTCGTCACGGGGCTGCTCGCCGGGCGGGCCGTCGCGAAGGTGATGCCGGGCATCGCGCACGACGCGGTGCCGCCGGGCGTGCAGGCCGAGTGGGTGTCCCACGGTGGCGACCTCGTCGAGGCGTGCCTGTGGGGCGCCGGTCTCGGGGCGCCCGAGGGCCGGGTCGCCACGGTCCTCCCGGCCGGGGTGAGCCTCGTGGCGCGCGGCACGCCGGCCACGGTCGGGCCGCTGCTGTCGCATCTCGTCGAGCCCGACGACGCCGTGATCCGGGCCGGGCTCGTGGCCGAGCTCGCCGAGGACCTCGGCGGTCACCTGCTCGACCCCCACATCGCCTGGATCACCACCGAATCCCCCGACGCCGCACCGCTCGGCCGCGCGTTCCGGGTCCTCGAGGAGCTGCCCTACCGCGAGAAGCAGCTGCGTGCGGCGCTGCGCGAGCGCGACATCGGCACCCTCACGGTGAAGAAGCGCGGCGTGGACGTCGTGCCCGAGCGCCTCGTCGCCCGCCTCAAGCTGTCGGGTTCGCGCACCGCGACCGTCGTGCTGACCCGCGTCGCCGGGGAGGCCCGCGCCTTCCTCGTCGAGCGGCAGCCCTGA
- a CDS encoding LamB/YcsF family protein, which produces MTRRVDLNVDLGENRARWESGEDVRLLGLVTSANVCCGAYAGDDDLIRATCEAAVAHDVAIGAQVGYRDREGFGRREVDLAPRDLVDEVRHQLDHLAELADAAGGVVTYLKPHGALYHRIARDPHQAEAVVEALLADGNPLPLVGMPGSIALEMAEDAGIRVVHEGFADRAYTAEGGLVPRDQPGAVLTDPDEAARQALSLAESVDSLCVHSDSPEAEALLRRVREVLAAHDVAIEAFG; this is translated from the coding sequence ATGACCCGCCGAGTCGACCTCAACGTGGACCTCGGCGAGAACCGTGCTCGCTGGGAGTCCGGTGAGGACGTGCGGCTGCTGGGGCTCGTCACCAGCGCCAACGTCTGCTGCGGCGCCTACGCCGGTGACGACGACCTGATCCGCGCCACGTGCGAGGCGGCCGTCGCGCACGACGTCGCGATCGGCGCGCAGGTCGGCTACCGCGACCGCGAGGGCTTCGGCCGGCGCGAGGTCGACCTGGCTCCCCGCGACCTCGTGGACGAGGTGCGTCACCAGCTGGACCACCTCGCCGAGCTGGCCGACGCCGCCGGAGGGGTCGTCACCTACCTCAAGCCGCACGGCGCGCTCTACCACCGGATCGCGCGCGACCCGCACCAGGCGGAGGCGGTCGTCGAGGCCCTCCTCGCCGACGGGAATCCGCTGCCGCTCGTCGGGATGCCGGGATCGATCGCGCTCGAGATGGCCGAGGACGCCGGGATCCGCGTCGTGCACGAGGGGTTCGCCGACCGCGCCTACACGGCCGAGGGTGGCCTCGTGCCGCGCGACCAGCCGGGCGCCGTGCTCACGGACCCGGACGAGGCGGCCCGTCAGGCGCTGTCGCTCGCCGAGTCGGTCGACTCGCTGTGCGTGCACAGTGACAGCCCCGAGGCCGAGGCCCTGCTGCGCCGGGTGCGCGAGGTGCTGGCCGCGCACGACGTGGCGATCGAGGCCTTCGGCTGA
- the groL gene encoding chaperonin GroEL (60 kDa chaperone family; promotes refolding of misfolded polypeptides especially under stressful conditions; forms two stacked rings of heptamers to form a barrel-shaped 14mer; ends can be capped by GroES; misfolded proteins enter the barrel where they are refolded when GroES binds) translates to MPKILEFDEDARRALERGVDKLADTVKVTLGPKGRYVVLDKKWGAPTITNDGVSVAREVELDDPFENLGAQLAKEVATKTNDVAGDGTTTATVLAQAMVHEGLRAVAAGANPVGLKKGIEAAVEAVTNELHSRARAVDSVSDMSAVATVSSRDAVIGELIAEAFDKVGKDGVITVEESNTMGTDLEFTEGMQFDKGYLSPYMVTDTERMEAVLDDPYILVNQGKISAVSDLLPLLEKVVQSGKALFIIAEDIEGEALSTIVVNKIRGTFTSVAVKAPAFGDRRKAMLQDIATLTGATVVTPDVGLKLDQVGLEVLGTARRVVVTKDDTTIIDGGGEQAEVEGRVAQIKAEFEQTDSEWDREKLQERLAKLAGGVCVIRVGAATEVELKEKKHRIEDAVSATRAAIEEGIVPGGGSALVHAVGVLDQDLELSGDEAIGARIVRKGADAPLEWIARNGGVSGEVVVAKVRESGEGYNAATGEYGDLLAQGILDPVKVTRSALANAASIAAMLLTTETLVVDKPADEDDAHAGHHH, encoded by the coding sequence GTGCCCAAGATTCTGGAATTCGACGAGGACGCACGCCGCGCCCTCGAACGCGGTGTCGACAAGCTCGCCGACACCGTCAAGGTGACCCTCGGCCCCAAGGGCCGCTACGTCGTCCTCGACAAGAAGTGGGGCGCCCCCACGATCACGAACGACGGCGTGTCCGTCGCGCGTGAGGTCGAGCTCGACGACCCCTTCGAGAACCTCGGCGCCCAGCTCGCCAAGGAAGTCGCCACCAAGACCAACGACGTCGCCGGTGACGGCACCACGACCGCCACGGTCCTGGCCCAGGCGATGGTCCACGAGGGCCTGCGCGCCGTCGCGGCCGGCGCCAACCCGGTCGGCCTCAAGAAGGGCATCGAGGCGGCCGTCGAGGCCGTCACGAACGAGCTGCACTCGCGCGCTCGCGCCGTCGACTCGGTCTCGGACATGTCCGCCGTCGCCACGGTCTCCAGCCGTGACGCGGTCATCGGCGAGCTCATCGCCGAGGCGTTCGACAAGGTCGGCAAGGACGGTGTCATCACCGTCGAGGAGTCCAACACCATGGGCACCGACCTCGAGTTCACCGAGGGCATGCAGTTCGACAAGGGCTACCTGTCGCCGTACATGGTCACCGACACCGAGCGCATGGAGGCCGTCCTCGACGATCCCTACATCCTCGTCAACCAGGGCAAGATCTCGGCCGTGTCCGACCTCCTGCCGCTGCTGGAGAAGGTCGTCCAGTCCGGCAAGGCCCTGTTCATCATCGCCGAGGACATCGAGGGCGAGGCCCTGTCCACGATCGTGGTGAACAAGATCCGCGGCACGTTCACGTCCGTGGCCGTCAAGGCGCCCGCGTTCGGCGATCGCCGCAAGGCCATGCTGCAGGACATCGCGACCCTCACCGGCGCGACCGTCGTGACGCCGGACGTCGGCCTCAAGCTCGACCAGGTCGGCCTCGAGGTCCTCGGCACCGCCCGTCGCGTCGTCGTCACCAAGGACGACACGACGATCATCGACGGCGGCGGCGAGCAGGCCGAGGTCGAGGGCCGCGTGGCCCAGATCAAGGCCGAGTTCGAGCAGACCGACTCCGAGTGGGACCGCGAGAAGCTCCAGGAGCGTCTCGCCAAGCTGGCCGGTGGCGTCTGCGTCATCCGCGTCGGCGCGGCCACCGAGGTCGAGCTCAAGGAGAAGAAGCACCGCATCGAGGACGCCGTGTCGGCGACCCGCGCGGCCATCGAGGAGGGCATCGTCCCCGGCGGTGGCTCGGCGCTGGTCCACGCGGTCGGCGTGCTCGACCAGGACCTCGAGCTCTCGGGCGACGAGGCCATCGGTGCTCGCATCGTCCGCAAGGGCGCGGACGCCCCGCTGGAGTGGATCGCCCGCAACGGCGGCGTCTCCGGCGAGGTCGTCGTGGCCAAGGTCCGCGAGTCGGGCGAGGGCTACAACGCGGCCACGGGCGAGTACGGCGACCTGCTCGCGCAGGGCATCCTCGACCCGGTCAAGGTCACGCGCTCGGCGCTCGCCAACGCGGCCTCGATCGCGGCCATGCTGCTCACCACCGAGACCCTCGTGGTGGACAAGCCGGCCGACGAGGACGACGCGCACGCCGGTCACCACCACTGA